The DNA sequence TTATACAGCGGAAGACGCATGTGAAGATTTTTAAAATATTCGGGATTTAAGAAAACCGCCGTCCGTCGGAAAATACCCAGAGCCCGCTCCGAGATTCCGGTTTTTGTAATTTCGATTTGATTTGAAAGCGTAATGTACACAGCCGAAGAAAAATCTTTTTGTGTAAGTTGTACATTTTTCGATGCCGGATTGTTTGATTGCTTGTTCTGATTGATTGGATTGTTCGACAGTATTCCGGAAATTTTATATGCTGTTCTGTCTTTGGCAATATCGTCTATTTTATTGATTCCGCAGTCATCACATCCGTTCGGCAAAAAGTTATGTACGACTTTTGTGATTTCTATACAGCATGTTTCCAGATCTTTTGCCGATAATTTTTTGACGGAACTTAAATAGGCCCATTGATCATTGAACGGAATAAAATCTTCATCTACGAAAACGGAATATTTATTTTTTACTGCCTGTCCTTGCAGCGGCAAAGCGATTAAATTGCCGTAGCCGCCTTTCGGTATTGAATCCTGATTAGGAAACATTCGGTCGAATGATTCAAACGGCAGAGAATGCCGCTCATTCATCGCAGCCTGTAAAATCAACATTCCCAAATTGCGAGCCCGTTTTGCGCTAATGTTTTCACTGAAAAAAATCCAAAGATGAGCCCCTTTCCCCGAACGTGATATTTCAACCGAAACGGGAATAGAAAATGCCGCACAGGTTTTACATACAGCGGCCGCATCTTTTTTCCATGTATCGGAACTTCCCGTGTGTGAATCAAAGTCAAGCGCTAGAAATCGGCATACATCTCCTTCCATAAGCGGGTATAAACCGACAACATCGCGGCAGGTGCTATCTTTTCCGGCTAGGTGATTAAAAATATACCGATCGGAAAGCGGTACGTGAAGTTTAAAAGGACAGGCTGCACAGGCATATTTTTTCATATCGCATTTTCCCGTTTTCCATTTGTTTTCGCAAACCGGCGAATAACCGCTTTTGTTTGATTTTGCATTGTACCATCGCAGGGTAAATACATCCTGCCGGCCGACAAAGAGAGATGTATACAAATTGATTTTTTCCTGTGCCGTGCTGTTTCGATTAACAAGAGCATTCGCCGCTGTCTGCAGTATTTGCTGTTTGTCTGCGGCAGCCTCGTTTTTGTTTTTTGTCGTTTGAACGGCGGCTTTTTCTTCAAGGGTAAACCGAATATCTTCATGGGCATTTGCAAAAGAATGGATTAATGCGATAAGTTCTTCATGAGAAAGCGTTTTTAAATATGATAAAACTACGGGTGATATGTCGGGCATATCTTGTACAAATTATGTATCGGTCTATGATGTAAAAAAATAAATAGAATGATGCCTTGAGATAATAGCAATGGCTTCTTTATTTGAACCTTTACACATATCCCAATCCCTATGTTTGAAATCTCAACTAAAAAACCATCAAAACCTTTGTAAAAACACTGGGTTCTTAGGGCAGAGCCCTAAGCGGTTCTTTTGAAGATAGGAGGGGTTATAGGGGAGGAAAGAAACTTTTATCCGAAAAAGTGTCTTTCCTCCCCTAACAAGTTGCCAATCCCCTCGTTTTCTACTATAATAAAGACAGTATGAAAAAACTTAACGGACTCATAGCCTCCGACGGTTTAGCCGCCGGACCGCTGTATTGTATAATGGAACAGCCTGAAACGGTGATTCCTTCTTATTCCATATCTGAAAATGAAATTGATTTGCAAAAATCGAGATTGACCGGTGCCGTGGAAAAGGCAAAAAACGGACTTTCTGAATTAATTTCTTCATCATCTGATGTAGAAAAAAACGAAAATGACAAAACCGGTGAAGATATTATATCAACCCACATTCTTATGCTGTCGGATACGGCCTTTTTGGATTCCGTTTTTGCCGATATCGAAAAAACAAGGATGAATGCCGAGTTTGTTTTAAAAAGAAAATTGGACGAAACCGTTGCAATGTTACAAACAGCCGGAGATGAATACCTTAGTGCCAGAGCTGTAGATATTCAGGATGCTTTTGAATCCGTTTTTGTTCATCTCCTTAAGCAGGGAGCAAGGGATTCCCGATTTACAAAGGTTCCAAAGGGTGCGATTATTGCAGCCAAGCTGATAAAACCCTCCGAGGCTCTCTTGGTAAAAAATGCGGGAGTGAGCGGTATAATTATGGAAGAGGGCGGCGTTACCAGCCATATTTCGATTATGGCCCGTGCTTGGGATATTCCCATGCTCGTAGGTGTAAAAAACTGTATGGATTTTGCCCGAACCAATATGCCAGCGGCTCTCGATGCGGACGGGGGCTTTGTTTTATTTAACCCTTCCAAGACTCTTATAAAAGAATATGAGAGCCGTATTGAAAAAAGAAATGCTGAAATTAAGGAACTCTTAGAAGCTCAAAAAAATTATACTGAGCGTCTTTCAATCACAACAAAGGATGGAGTTAAGGTTTCGGTAAATGCGAATATTGCCTTCCCCGAAGAAATTGAAAATAAATTCGTTACCATATCAAACGGCATAGGTCTTTTTCGCTCCGAGTTTTTATTTTTAGAGGACGGTAAAATTCCCGATGAAGATACTCAGTTTGAAGCCTATAAAAAAGTTGTTGAAGCTATGGGCAAAAAGCCCGTAATTATTCGAACCTTCGATGTGGGTGCCGATAAGATGATTGATGAACAGGAAACCTTGCGTGAAAAAAATCCCCTTCTCGGCTGGCGGGCTGTCCGCTATTGCATAGAAAGAAAAGAAGTATTTAAAACTCAAATAAAGGCTATCCTGCGGGCCGGAGTATTCGGAAACGTTTTTCTTTTGATTCCGATGATTTCAAACATTGAAGAAATTATCGAAGTTAAAAAAATAATCGAAGAATGTAAACTTGAATGTAATGCTGCCGGGAAAAAAATAATTGAAAAGGTTAATGTCGGAATTATGGTTGAAGTTCCCTCCACGGCTGTAGCTGCCGATCTCTATGCTCCGCACTTGGATTTCTTTTCTATCGGAACAAATGATCTTATTCAATACACGATGGCGGCAGACAGGGAAAACACAAAGGTTGCTTATCTTGCAAATTATTTTGAACCGGCTGTTTTGCGGCTTATCAAAAATGTTATCGATGCACAAAGGTTTATAAAAGAACAGGTAGGACATTTGGTTTCTATGTGTGGAGAAATGGCCTCGCATGAAGATGCCGCTTTTTTACTTTTGGGAATGGGCTTGAGACATTTCAGTATGCCTGCCGGGAAAATTTTAAAAATGCAAAAGTTTATGCAGTCCGTAAATGTCAAGGATGCGGAAGTCTTATATGAAAAAATTAAAAATTTAAATTCTGCATCTCAAATAAAAGCAGAGGTACAAAAAACATTGGAGAAATATTATGCCGAAAAATAAAGATGAAATTATTGATGAAGAAAATATAAGTCCGGATAGCTCGGAATTTTCTCATCAAAAAAAATATAAAAACATTCCTTTGATAGCCATTGTAGGCCGTCCCAATGTCGGCAAGTCTACATTGTTTAACCGCTTTTTAAGAAAACGCCGTTCCATCACCGATCCGACTCCCGGCGTAACCCGCGATCCTGTTGAAGCACAGGCGATTATAAACGGCCTTCCTGTTATGCTTGTCGATACGGGCGGCTTTAAACTTACAAGGAGCGGTGATGCGTTTGAAGATACGATAGATGAACTTGTCATGGAAAAAACTATTTCCACCTTAAAAAAAGCCGACAGGATTTTGCTTCTTCTCGATGCAGGTCTTGCAACTGCGGAAGACGAAGAGTTTATTCAATTTTTGCGGCCATATTTTAATAAGCTGGTTGTTGCCGTCAATAAGACCGAGGGCGGAAGACTCATGGCGGAGGCTTGCAACTATTATTCTTACGGCTTTAAATCCTTGACCTGCATAAGTGCCGAGCATGGCGATAATATTTCGGATCTGGCTGAAGAGTTGACAGCCGGTCTTGATTTTAGCAAGGTAGAAGAATTTGAAGAAGATGATACAATAAGAATTACGATTGTCGGTAAACCCAATACGGGAAAGTCAACCTTGGCAAATTATCTTACAGGTTCTTCCGCTTCGATAATTTCAAATGTTGCAGGAACTACCCGCGATATTGTTGAGGGCGAATTTTCTTATAAAAATAAAAATTTTTTTATTCAGGATACTGCGGGAATAAGGCGCAAGGCAAAGGTCAATGAAGATATAGAATATTATTCCGTAGTGCGTGCAATTAAAAGCATGGATAATGCCGATATAGTTTTTCATTTGATAGATGTTCAAGAAGGCTTAACAGAACAGGATAAAAAAATTATAGTGCAGGCTACCAACCGCAGCCTCGGCGTTATCTTTGTTTTAAATAAATGGGATTTGATGGAGCAAACAAAAAAAGCTTTTAAGGATGAAGAAGAGCGCATAAAAGTTATGTTCGGCAAAATGGATTATGCTCCCGTACTTGCTATTTCGGCAAATGAAGGAACGGGAATTAAAGAGCTTTTAAACACGGCCGTCAAAATGTTCGAGCAGCTAAATAAAAAAATAGAAACATCGGCTCTAAACATTGCCTTAAAAGATTGGCTTCAGGCTGCTCCCCCTCCGCAAGGCCGCCAAACAGCCTTTACCTTTAAATACATTGTGCAGACAGGTTCCCGTCCGCCTGAATTTTTGTTATTTTCAAACAGGCCCGATTATGTAACCGAATCTTATATGAGATATATTCAAAATAAAATCAGAAGCGATTTGGGTTTTGAAATGATTCCTATCTTGCTTAAAGTTAAGGGAAGCCGAAAACGCTGGGAAGAAAGGCTTTAGGAATGAAAGGTTTTTCGATAGGTGAAGTTGAAAAAATTACAGGGATAAAATCTCATACTTTAAGATATTGGGAAGACAATATTCCCATCTTGCAGCCTAAAAAAGATTTGGGCGGAAGACGTATCTACAGCTCCCATGATTTGGGAATCATCTATCGGCTGGATTATTTAATAAATAAAAAAAAGTACACGGTTGAAGGAGCTGCTGCCGAAATAATAAACCAAAGTGCAGCCCAAGGCTCCCTTACGGCTAAAATATCCGAGCTTAGGGATCAGCTTTTAGATATTTATGGAATTATACGGGAAGAAAAAAATGACTGAACAAAATAAACCATTTTACGAAAAGTTTGTAAAGAAGAATGAGGCAAAAATTCATCATCAAAAAAAGAAAGAAATTGATGAACCCCTGACCAAAGAAAAGAGGTCTGAAAAGAAAAATAATCGGGAAGAGTTTCCGGTAAAGATTGTAAAAACAAAAAATACCGGCAAAAATATTTTTAAAGAAAATGATGCGGACACAAAGGCTCTTTTAAATTCCTTTGATTTAATAATAAAGGATGCTCTAAAACTTTCTTCAAAGCAAGCTGCTTCGGTTCCAAAGGATATCCGCATCCTATTCCATGAGCTTACAAATGAAAGAAGCTCACGAAAAGTAAATTACCTAAATAATCCCGTAAAACTAACAGCCTATATTTACCACTATATGTGGTGGAACTTGGTGCGTATTTCAAAATTGATAGGTAATCTTGATTTTGATTTAAAGGACGGCGACATAATTGCAGACTTCGGCTGCGGGCCTATGACTCTTATGTGTGCTTTTTGGATTGCCAAGCCTGAATTGCGTTCAAAAAAACTTCATTGGTATTGTGCCGATATTTCGGGGAAGGCTTTGGCGGCAGGAGAGGCTTTGTTTAATTCTCTTTTTGCCTTTACAAATCAAAAAGCCGGAATAGAACAAACATCGAATTGGAAACTTACAAAATTAAACGGCAGCTTCGGTCTTCCGTTAAAAGAAAAGGTAAACCTTTTTGTAA is a window from the Treponema denticola genome containing:
- the ptsP gene encoding phosphoenolpyruvate--protein phosphotransferase → MKKLNGLIASDGLAAGPLYCIMEQPETVIPSYSISENEIDLQKSRLTGAVEKAKNGLSELISSSSDVEKNENDKTGEDIISTHILMLSDTAFLDSVFADIEKTRMNAEFVLKRKLDETVAMLQTAGDEYLSARAVDIQDAFESVFVHLLKQGARDSRFTKVPKGAIIAAKLIKPSEALLVKNAGVSGIIMEEGGVTSHISIMARAWDIPMLVGVKNCMDFARTNMPAALDADGGFVLFNPSKTLIKEYESRIEKRNAEIKELLEAQKNYTERLSITTKDGVKVSVNANIAFPEEIENKFVTISNGIGLFRSEFLFLEDGKIPDEDTQFEAYKKVVEAMGKKPVIIRTFDVGADKMIDEQETLREKNPLLGWRAVRYCIERKEVFKTQIKAILRAGVFGNVFLLIPMISNIEEIIEVKKIIEECKLECNAAGKKIIEKVNVGIMVEVPSTAVAADLYAPHLDFFSIGTNDLIQYTMAADRENTKVAYLANYFEPAVLRLIKNVIDAQRFIKEQVGHLVSMCGEMASHEDAAFLLLGMGLRHFSMPAGKILKMQKFMQSVNVKDAEVLYEKIKNLNSASQIKAEVQKTLEKYYAEK
- the der gene encoding ribosome biogenesis GTPase Der, with amino-acid sequence MPKNKDEIIDEENISPDSSEFSHQKKYKNIPLIAIVGRPNVGKSTLFNRFLRKRRSITDPTPGVTRDPVEAQAIINGLPVMLVDTGGFKLTRSGDAFEDTIDELVMEKTISTLKKADRILLLLDAGLATAEDEEFIQFLRPYFNKLVVAVNKTEGGRLMAEACNYYSYGFKSLTCISAEHGDNISDLAEELTAGLDFSKVEEFEEDDTIRITIVGKPNTGKSTLANYLTGSSASIISNVAGTTRDIVEGEFSYKNKNFFIQDTAGIRRKAKVNEDIEYYSVVRAIKSMDNADIVFHLIDVQEGLTEQDKKIIVQATNRSLGVIFVLNKWDLMEQTKKAFKDEEERIKVMFGKMDYAPVLAISANEGTGIKELLNTAVKMFEQLNKKIETSALNIALKDWLQAAPPPQGRQTAFTFKYIVQTGSRPPEFLLFSNRPDYVTESYMRYIQNKIRSDLGFEMIPILLKVKGSRKRWEERL
- a CDS encoding MerR family transcriptional regulator: MKGFSIGEVEKITGIKSHTLRYWEDNIPILQPKKDLGGRRIYSSHDLGIIYRLDYLINKKKYTVEGAAAEIINQSAAQGSLTAKISELRDQLLDIYGIIREEKND
- a CDS encoding small ribosomal subunit Rsm22 family protein translates to MTEQNKPFYEKFVKKNEAKIHHQKKKEIDEPLTKEKRSEKKNNREEFPVKIVKTKNTGKNIFKENDADTKALLNSFDLIIKDALKLSSKQAASVPKDIRILFHELTNERSSRKVNYLNNPVKLTAYIYHYMWWNLVRISKLIGNLDFDLKDGDIIADFGCGPMTLMCAFWIAKPELRSKKLHWYCADISGKALAAGEALFNSLFAFTNQKAGIEQTSNWKLTKLNGSFGLPLKEKVNLFVSANMFNEIFWDSSIKIEGEAERAAKTIQHYLQKNGAALIIEPGIPLAGEFVSALRKNFIEKKYKIISPCPHSEICPIPGKKMSEQKNIKYPIASDKWCHFSFYADDTPPKLVELSEAAKLEKTRASLSFIYCRGEEKKEKQAESKKEKKDFLARISSEIIKLGDGKIGRYACSEKGFLLLTEKKSSRSKLKEYVDGSLIKIENEKINRFFHDRKTGALIIQV